One part of the Malus sylvestris chromosome 2, drMalSylv7.2, whole genome shotgun sequence genome encodes these proteins:
- the LOC126590517 gene encoding protein ALP1-like isoform X1 → MVMHWYSTSVLLKEPSNDWDQERQSFLGRLFDGKDSTCIEQLRVSKSAFKQLCEILQGIGGLVRMRNVSIEESVAIFLNILAHNLKFRVIGFHYYRSKETISRQFHNVLHAMMKISQEYVKYQPCVIQEYVKYQPCVIGNSEREKWRWFENCLGALDGTLIPVTITAEERPRYRDRKGDISTNMLGVCGPDLRFFYVLPGWEGSASDARVLRDALHRSNRFHVPNDKYYLVDVGYTNGPGFLAPYRGTRYHLKEWVGNRRPENYKELYNLRHSRARNVIERAFGLLKKRWSILRTPSFFDIKTQVRIINACCVLHNFIRTEQATDPVLEAQDLQFLASVDSELLNRSTREENENNSDGITSVQATVEWTAFRDTLALQITFEIV, encoded by the exons ATGGTCATGCATTGGTATAGTACGAGTGTTCTTCTCAAAGAACCTTCAAATGATTGGGATCAAGAAAGGCAATCTTTCCTTGGCCGATTGTTCGATGGAAAGGATTCAACGTGCATTGAACAATTACGAGTTAGCAAGAGTGCATTTAAGCAGTTATGTGAAATTTTACAAGGGATTGGTGGATTAGTTCGCATGAGAAATGTGTCCATTGAAGAATCTGTTGCAATTTTTTTGAATATACTTGCCCACAACTTGAAGTTTAGAGTCATCGGTTTTCATTATTATCGTTCCAAGGAAACAATTAGTCGGCAATTTCACAATGTGTTGCATGCAATGATGAAAATAAGTCAAGAATATGTGAAATATCAGCCATGTGTTATTCAAGAATATGTGAAATATCAGCCATGTGTTATTGGCAATTCTGAAAGAGAGAAGTGGCGGTGGTTTGAG aattgtCTTGGAGCACTTGATGGAACTCTCATACCAGTAACAATAACGGCTGAGGAAAGACCAAGATATCGAGATAGAAAGGGTGATATATCCACTAATATGTTAGGAGTTTGTGGTCCAgatttaagatttttttatgTGTTACCTGGATGGGAAGGCTCTGCATCTGATGCTCGTGTTTTGCGTGATGCTTTACATAGGAGTAACCGGTTTCATGTTCCAAATG aTAAATATTATCTTGTGGACGTTGGCTATACTAATGGACCCGGGTTTTTAGCACCTTACCGTGGAACTAGATATCACTTGAAAGAATGGGTTGGAAACCGTCGACCTGAAAACTACAAAGAACTATATAATTTGCGTCATTCAAGGGCAAGGAATGTTATTGAGAGGGCATTTGGATTGTTAAAAAAGAGATGGAGCATATTACGCACACCATCCTTTTTCGACATTAAAACACAAGTTAGGATTATAAATGCATGTTGTGTCTTACATAATTTTATTAGAACCGAGCAAGCTACTGATCCAGTTTTAGAAGCTCAAGATTTACAATTTTTAGCATCTGTCGACTCAGAGTTGTTAAATCGTTCAACAAGAGAGGAAAATGAAAATAACTCTGATGGGATTACATCTGTTCAAGCTACAGTCGAATGGACAGCATTTCGTGATACATTGGCATTGCAGATAACATTCGAAATCGTGTGA
- the LOC126590538 gene encoding peroxidase 72-like isoform X1: MANSLSFLLALSLLAFSPLCFCHKTPGGYLYPQFYDRSCPRAKEIVKSVVAKAVARETRMAASLLRLHFHDCFVKGCDASILLDSSQNVITEKMSVPNQNSARGFEVIDEIKSALEKECPSTVSCADILALAARDSTVLTGGPNWEVPLGRRDSRGASLSGSNSNIPAPNNTFQTILTKFKLKKLDIVDLVALSGSHTIGNARCTTFRQRLYIQSGNGLADFTLDQSFAAQLRTRCPRSGGDQNLFVMDFVSPTKFDNSYFKNLLASKGLLNSDEVLVTKSQVSKQLVQQYAENNELFFEQFAKSMVKMGNISPITGSRGEIRKSCRKVNS, translated from the exons ATGGCCAACTCTTTGAGCTTCCTTCTAGCTCTTTCTCTTCTTGCATTTTCTCCACTATGTTTCTGTCACAAAACTCCTGGTGGGTATCTCTACCCACAGTTTTATGACCGCTCCTGCCCCAGAGCCAAAGAGATTGTCAAGTCCGTTGTTGCGAAAGCCGTTGCAAGGGAAACCCGAATGGCAGCTTCTTTGCTCAGGTTGCATTTCCATGACTGTTTCGTGAAG GGTTGTGATGCATCAATTCTGCTGGACAGCAGCCAGAACGTAATCACCGAAAAGATGTCTGTCCCGAACCAGAATTCAGCGCGAGGGTTCGAAGTGATTGACGAAATCAAGTCTGCATTGGAGAAGGAGTGCCCCAGCACTGTGTCTTGTGCTGACATTTTGGCTCTTGCTGCTAGAGACTCAACTGTTCTG ACTGGAGGGCCGAACTGGGAGGTCCCACTAGGAAGAAGGGATTCAAGAGGAGCAAGTTTGAGTGGCTCCAACAGCAACATTCCTGCCCCAAACAACACATTCCAAACTATTCTCACCAAATTCAAATTGAAAAAGCTCGACATTGTTGATCTTGTTGCACTATCTG GAAGCCACACCATTGGAAATGCCAGGTGCACCACCTTCAGGCAGAGGCTCTACATCCAGTCGGGCAACGGCCTGGCTGACTTCACCCTCGACCAGTCCTTCGCCGCCCAGCTTCGAACCAGGTGCCCGAGATCCGGCGGGGACCAGAACCTGTTCGTGATGGACTTTGTGAGCCCTACGAAGTTCGACAACAGTTACTTCAAGAACCTGCTGGCCTCCAAGGGGCTTCTGAACTCGGACGAAGTTCTCGTCACGAAAAGTCAG GTGTCAAAGCAGTTGGTGCAGCAGTATGCAGAGAACAATGAGCTTTTCTTTGAGCAGTTTGCCAAGTCCATGGTTAAGATGGGCAATATTTCTCCGATTACGGGGTCGAGGGGAGAGATTAGGAAGAGCTGCAGGAAGGTTAACTCTTAG
- the LOC126590538 gene encoding peroxidase 72-like isoform X3 encodes MANSLSFLLALSLLAFSPLCFCHKTPGGYLYPQFYDRSCPRAKEIVKSVVAKAVARETRMAASLLRLHFHDCFVKGCDASLLLDSSQNIITEKRSVPNQNSARGFEVIDEIKSALEKECPSTVSCADILALAARDSTVLTGGPNWDVPLGRRDSRGASLSGSNNIPAPNNTFQTILTKFKLKKLDIVDLVALSGSHTIGNARCTSFRQRLYNQSGNGLADFTLDQSYAAQLRTRCPRSGGDQNLFVMDFVSPTKFDNSYFKNLLAIKGLLNSDEVLVTKSQVSKQLVQQYAENNELFFEQFAKSMVKMGNISPITGSRGEIRKSCRKVNS; translated from the exons ATGGCCAACTCTTTGAGCTTCCTTCTAGCTCTTTCTCTTCTTGCATTTTCTCCACTATGTTTCTGTCACAAAACTCCTGGTGGGTATCTCTACCCACAGTTTTATGACCGCTCCTGCCCCAGAGCCAAAGAGATTGTCAAGTCCGTTGTTGCGAAAGCCGTTGCAAGGGAAACCCGAATGGCAGCTTCTTTGCTCAG GCTGCATTTCCATGACTGTTTCGTGAAG GGTTGTGATGCATCACTTCTGCTGGACAGCAGCCAGAACATAATCACCGAAAAGAGGTCTGTCCCGAACCAGAATTCAGCGCGAGGGTTCGAAGTGATTGACGAAATCAAGTCTGCACTGGAGAAGGAGTGCCCCAGCACTGTGTCTTGTGCTGACATTTTGGCTCTTGCTGCTAGAGACTCAACTGTCCTG ACTGGTGGGCCAAACTGGGATGTCCCACTTGGAAGAAGGGATTCAAGAGGAGCAAGTTTGAGTGGCTCCAACAACATTCCTGCCCCAAACAACACATTCCAAACTATTCTCACCAAGTTCAAATTGAAAAAGCTCGACATTGTTGATCTTGTTGCACTATCTG GAAGCCACACCATTGGAAATGCCAGGTGCACCTCCTTCAGGCAGAGGCTCTACAACCAGTCGGGCAACGGTCTGGCTGACTTCACCCTCGACCAGTCCTACGCCGCCCAGCTTCGAACCAGGTGCCCGAGATCCGGCGGGGACCAGAACCTGTTCGTGATGGACTTTGTGAGCCCTACAAAGTTCGACAACAGCTACTTCAAGAACCTGCTGGCCATCAAGGGGCTTCTGAACTCGGACGAAGTTCTCGTCACGAAAAGTCAGGTGTCAAAGCAGTTGGTGCAGCAGTATGCAGAGAACAATGAGCTTTTCTTTGAGCAGTTTGCCAAGTCCATGGTTAAGATGGGCAATATTTCTCCGATTACGGGGTCGAGGGGAGAGATTAGGAAGAGCTGCAGGAAGGTTAACTCTTAG
- the LOC126590608 gene encoding uncharacterized protein LOC126590608 has translation MRYLRLISPHFSRIQKNLNPPNPIPISSLQSKPQIFSHVVCNYTTAVPEQTPPPSESVSAIADEISGLTLLEVLDLMEVLREKLGVKEMPGMVMMMPGMGFGGLRGAGKGGAAAAKSEEKAEKLVFAVKLDSFDAAAKIKVIKEVRTFTDLGLKEAKDLVEKAPTLLKKGVTKEEAELIVAKMKEVGAKVSGAVFNARQERTYC, from the coding sequence ATGAGATATTTACGACTCATTTCCCCACATTTTTCCCGCATTCAAAAAAACCTAAACCCCCCAAATCCTATTCCCATTTCGTCTCTCCAATCGAAGCCCCAAATTTTCTCTCATGTAGTGTGCAATTACACCACCGCTGTACCGGAGCAGACGCCGCCGCCGTCCGAGTCGGTATCGGCGATCGCGGACGAGATCTCGGGCCTGACTTTGCTCGAAGTCTTGGACCTCATGGAGGTTCTGAGGGAGAAATTGGGGGTGAAGGAGATGCCGgggatggtgatgatgatgcccGGGATGGGATTCGGCGGCTTGAGGGGGGCCGGAAAGGGCGGCGCGGCGGCGGCCAAAAGCGAGGAGAAAGCGGAGAAGTTGGTGTTTGCTGTAAAGCTCGATTCTTTCGATGCTGCGGCGAAGATCAAGGTGATTAAGGAGGTGCGGACGTTTACGGATTTGGGGCTGAAGGAGGCCAAGGACTTGGTGGAGAAGGCGCCTACGCTGTTGAAGAAGGGGGTTACGAAGGAGGAGGCCGAATTGATTGTTGCCAAGATGAAGGAAGTTGGTGCCAAAGTTTCTGGTGCTGTATTTAATGCGAGACAGGAAAGGACTTATTGTTAA
- the LOC126590617 gene encoding uncharacterized protein LOC126590617, translating into MRYLRFISPHFSRIQKTLNPPNPIPISSLQSKPHIFSHVVCNYTTAVPEQTPPPSESVSAIADEISGLTLLEVSDLTEVLREKLGVKEMPGMVMMMPGMGFGGLRGAGKGGAAAAKSEEKAEKLVFDVKLGSFDAAAKIKVIKEVRTFTDLGLKEAKDLVEKAPTLLKKGVTKEEAESIVAKMKEVGAKVSME; encoded by the coding sequence ATGAGATATTTACGATTCATTTCCCCACATTTTTCCCGCAttcaaaaaaccctaaaccccccAAATCCTATTCCCATTTCGTCTCTCCAATCGAAACCCCATATTTTCTCTCATGTAGTGTGCAATTACACCACCGCTGTACCGGAGCAGACGCCGCCGCCGTCCGAATCGGTATCGGCGATCGCGGACGAGATCTCGGGCCTGACTTTGCTCGAAGTCTCGGACCTCACGGAGGTTCTGAGGGAGAAATTGGGGGTGAAGGAGATGCCGgggatggtgatgatgatgcccGGGATGGGATTCGGCGGCTTGAGGGGGGCCGGAAAGGGCGGCGCGGCGGCGGCCAAAAGCGAGGAGAAGGCGGAGAAGTTGGTGTTTGATGTAAAGCTCGGTTCTTTCGACGCTGCGGCGAAGATCAAGGTGATTAAGGAGGTGCGGACGTTTACGGATTTGGGGCTGAAGGAGGCCAAGGACTTGGTGGAGAAGGCGCCTACGCTGTTGAAGAAGGGGGTTACGAAGGAGGAGGCCGAATCGATTGTTGCCAAGATGAAGGAAGTTGGTGCCAAAGTTTCTATGGAGTGA
- the LOC126590625 gene encoding uncharacterized protein LOC126590625, with protein MTQLGYEKSHCEFSFGTEQRHVTLSMAAILLPFPLWCKDLILRSYQKMAWMLSYQGREQLGAPLQLCHPHPQSQLLHGDVKGHVILHMKLNITTQLRVMSPSSFCLPKCANIGRRKSGEITTRWLHLECILQTSVKLQALSMDEIFVSKTLQYASLDFLFLCLNNISSCLFSVIYLFVFIISICKFIIDC; from the exons ATGACTCAATTAGGCTATGAAAAGTCTCACTGCGAGTTTAG CTTTGGGACCGAACAGAGACATGTAACCCTTTCTATGGCTGCAATATTGCTTCCTTTTCCACTTTGGTGCAAAGACCTAATATTAAG GTCTTACCAGAAAATGGCCTGGATGTTAAGTTATCAGGGTCGGGAGCAACTGGGAGCCCCCCTCCAACTTTGTCACCCTCACCCACAATCTCAACTGTTGCATGGAGAT GTGAAAGGGCACGTGATACTCCATATGAAGTTAAATATCACTACCCAGTTGAGGGTTATGAGCCCATCCAGTTTTTGCTTGCCAAAATGTGCG AACATAGGCAGGCGCAAAAGTGGAGAGATTACAACGAGGTGGCTACATTTGGAGTGTATCCTGCAA acgtccgtaaaactacaagcactgagtatggacgaaatttttgtttcaaaaacattgcagtacgcaagcctcgatttTCTGTTTCTCTGCTTAAATAATATTTCATCTTGTTTATTCTCTGTAATATATTTATTCGTATTTATTATTAGTATATGCAAGTTTATCAtagattgttga
- the LOC126590573 gene encoding folate transporter 1, chloroplastic-like isoform X1 yields MSSASRWQWETATAGAVAGFATVAAMHPLDVVRTRFQVNDGRVLNLPTYKNTAHAIFTIARLEGLRGLYAGFSPAVLGSTVSWGLYFFFYGRAKERYSKDRENQLSAGLHLASAAEAGALVSLCTNPIWLVKTRLQLQTPLHQTRPYSGFYDALRTIIREEGWAALYKGLLPSLFLQVSHGAIQFTAYEELRKIVVDFKSKKRRTHSGSADTVLNSVDYAALGGSSKVAAILLSYPFQVIRSRLQQRPSSEGIPRYMDSWHVVRETARFEGIRGFYKGITPNLLKNVPASSITFIVYENVLKFLKLARTNEKLA; encoded by the exons ATGTCGTCAGCGTCGCGGTGGCAGTGGGAAACCGCCACCGCCGGCGCCGTCGCAGGATTCGCCACCGTCGCCGCTATGCATCCCCTCGACGTTGTCCGGACCAGATTTCAAGTCAACGACGGTCGAGTCTTGAATCTTCCGACTTACAAGAACACGGCTCACGCCATTTTTACCATTGCTCGATTGGAG GGCCTGAGAGGACTCTACGCAGGCTTCTCTCCTGCGGTTCTAGGCTCCACTGTTTCATGGGGTTTATATTTCTTCTT CTATGGAAGAGCAAAAGAAAGGTATTCGAAGGACAGGGAAAATCAGCTGAGCGCTGGCCTTCATCTTGCTTCTGCAGCAGAAGCTGGTGCTTTG GTTTCCTTGTGCACAAATCCTATTTGGCTTGTAAAAACAAGATTGCAGCTTCAGACTCCTCTCCATCAAACTCGACCATATTCTGGGTTTTATG ATGCCTTAAGAACCATAATCAGAGAGGAAGGGTGGGCTGCGCTTTATAAAGGTCTTCTTCCCAGTCTCTTTCTG CAGGTTTCTCATGGTGCTATTCAATTCACAGCATATGAAGAACTCCGTAAAATCGTTGTTGACTTCAAGTCTAAAAAACGCAGAACACATTCTGGAAGTGCTGATACAGTGCTG AATTCAGTTGACTATGCAGCATTGGGTGGATCATCTAAAGTTGCGGCCATTCTTCTATCATATCCATTCCAG GTGATACGATCTCGATTGCAG CAACGACCTAGTAGCGAAGGAATTCCAAGATATATGGATAGCTGGCATGTAGTAAGGGAAACTGCACG GTTTGAGGGCATTCGAGGTTTCTACAAGGGAATCACACCAAATCTTCTGAAAAATGTTCCTGCTTCTTCGATCACTTTTATTGTATACGAAAATGTACTGAAATTTCTAAAATTGGCTAGAACGAACGA AAAACTTGCGTAG
- the LOC126590538 gene encoding peroxidase 72-like isoform X2 — protein sequence MANSLSFLLALSLLAFSPLCFCDKTPGGYLYPQFYDRSCPRAKEIVKSVVAKAVARETRMAASLLRLHFHDCFVKGCDASLLLDSSQNIITEKRSVPNQNSARGFEVIDEIKSALEKECPSTVSCADILALAARDSTVLTGGPNWDVPLGRRDSRGASLSGSNNIPAPNNTFQTILTKFKLKKLDIVDLVALSGSHTIGNARCTSFRQRLYNQSGNGLADFTLDQSYAAQLRTRCPRSGGDQNLFVMDFVSPTKFDNSYFKNLLAIKGLLNSDEVLVTKSQVSKQLVQQYAENNELFFEQFAKSMVKMGNISPITGSRGEIRKSCRKVNS from the exons atggccaACTCTTTGAGCTTCCTTCTTGCTCTTTCTCTTCTTGCATTTTCTCCACTATGTTTCTGTGACAAAACTCCTGGTGGGTATCTCTACCCACAGTTTTATGACCGCTCCTGCCCCAGAGCCAAAGAGATTGTCAAGTCCGTTGTTGCGAAAGCAGTTGCTAGGGAAACCCGAATGGCAGCTTCTTTGCTCAGGCTGCATTTCCATGACTGTTTCGTGAAG GGTTGTGATGCATCACTTCTGCTGGACAGCAGCCAGAACATAATCACCGAAAAGAGGTCTGTCCCGAACCAGAATTCAGCGCGAGGGTTCGAAGTGATTGACGAAATCAAGTCTGCACTGGAGAAGGAGTGCCCCAGCACTGTGTCTTGTGCTGACATTTTGGCTCTTGCTGCTAGAGACTCAACTGTCCTG ACTGGTGGGCCAAACTGGGATGTCCCACTTGGAAGAAGGGATTCAAGAGGAGCAAGTTTGAGTGGCTCCAACAACATTCCTGCCCCAAACAACACATTCCAAACTATTCTCACCAAGTTCAAATTGAAAAAGCTCGACATTGTTGATCTTGTTGCACTATCTG GAAGCCACACCATTGGAAATGCCAGGTGCACCTCCTTCAGGCAGAGGCTCTACAACCAGTCGGGCAACGGTCTGGCTGACTTCACCCTCGACCAGTCCTACGCCGCCCAGCTTCGAACCAGGTGCCCGAGATCCGGCGGGGACCAGAACCTGTTCGTGATGGACTTTGTGAGCCCTACAAAGTTCGACAACAGCTACTTCAAGAACCTGCTGGCCATCAAGGGGCTTCTGAACTCGGACGAAGTTCTCGTCACGAAAAGTCAGGTGTCAAAGCAGTTGGTGCAGCAGTATGCAGAGAACAATGAGCTTTTCTTTGAGCAGTTTGCCAAGTCCATGGTTAAGATGGGCAATATTTCTCCGATTACGGGGTCGAGGGGAGAGATTAGGAAGAGCTGCAGGAAGGTTAACTCTTAG
- the LOC126590573 gene encoding folate transporter 1, chloroplastic-like isoform X2: protein MSSASRWQWETATAGAVAGFATVAAMHPLDVVRTRFQVNDGRVLNLPTYKNTAHAIFTIARLEGLRGLYAGFSPAVLGSTVSWGLYFFFYGRAKERYSKDRENQLSAGLHLASAAEAGALVSLCTNPIWLVKTRLQLQTPLHQTRPYSGFYDALRTIIREEGWAALYKGLLPSLFLVSHGAIQFTAYEELRKIVVDFKSKKRRTHSGSADTVLNSVDYAALGGSSKVAAILLSYPFQVIRSRLQQRPSSEGIPRYMDSWHVVRETARFEGIRGFYKGITPNLLKNVPASSITFIVYENVLKFLKLARTNEKLA, encoded by the exons ATGTCGTCAGCGTCGCGGTGGCAGTGGGAAACCGCCACCGCCGGCGCCGTCGCAGGATTCGCCACCGTCGCCGCTATGCATCCCCTCGACGTTGTCCGGACCAGATTTCAAGTCAACGACGGTCGAGTCTTGAATCTTCCGACTTACAAGAACACGGCTCACGCCATTTTTACCATTGCTCGATTGGAG GGCCTGAGAGGACTCTACGCAGGCTTCTCTCCTGCGGTTCTAGGCTCCACTGTTTCATGGGGTTTATATTTCTTCTT CTATGGAAGAGCAAAAGAAAGGTATTCGAAGGACAGGGAAAATCAGCTGAGCGCTGGCCTTCATCTTGCTTCTGCAGCAGAAGCTGGTGCTTTG GTTTCCTTGTGCACAAATCCTATTTGGCTTGTAAAAACAAGATTGCAGCTTCAGACTCCTCTCCATCAAACTCGACCATATTCTGGGTTTTATG ATGCCTTAAGAACCATAATCAGAGAGGAAGGGTGGGCTGCGCTTTATAAAGGTCTTCTTCCCAGTCTCTTTCTG GTTTCTCATGGTGCTATTCAATTCACAGCATATGAAGAACTCCGTAAAATCGTTGTTGACTTCAAGTCTAAAAAACGCAGAACACATTCTGGAAGTGCTGATACAGTGCTG AATTCAGTTGACTATGCAGCATTGGGTGGATCATCTAAAGTTGCGGCCATTCTTCTATCATATCCATTCCAG GTGATACGATCTCGATTGCAG CAACGACCTAGTAGCGAAGGAATTCCAAGATATATGGATAGCTGGCATGTAGTAAGGGAAACTGCACG GTTTGAGGGCATTCGAGGTTTCTACAAGGGAATCACACCAAATCTTCTGAAAAATGTTCCTGCTTCTTCGATCACTTTTATTGTATACGAAAATGTACTGAAATTTCTAAAATTGGCTAGAACGAACGA AAAACTTGCGTAG
- the LOC126590517 gene encoding uncharacterized protein LOC126590517 isoform X2 — MISVDEDPAWQEYVKSHVGAKSFRWKVIPNWDDIVDLCGKDRATGEGAETSVEAVEIMTPPHNEPDHVDLVGDAQGLEDIEIINEISPSSANGQKTQSKRKAASFVDVPHTKRKSTTPKDVIADSLAKMASSFQDYISADTKKLDPTEVYDEVNAILDLSEEEQIKACAWLIENDKQFLMLKTLPIEKKKNMVLLLTSRGA; from the exons ATGATAAGTGTAGATGAAGACCCTGCCTGGCAAGAGTACGTGAAG TCACATGTTGGTGCTAAAAGCTTTCGTTGGAAGGTCATTCCAAATTGGGATGATATAGTGGATTTATGTGGCAAAGATAGAGCGACGGGTGAGGGTGCTGAAACAAGTGTAGAAGCCGTGGAGATTATGACTCCTCCACATAATGAACCTGATCATGTAGATTTGGTTGGTGATGCACAAGGTTTAGAAGATATTGAAATTATTAATGAGATTTCACCTAGTTCAGCCAATGGTCAAAAGACTCAAAGCAAGAGAAAGGCAGCAAGTTTTGTTGATGTGCCTcatacaaaaagaaaatcaacCACGCCTAAAGATGTGATTGCAGATTCACTTGCCAAGAtggcttcatcatttcaagacTATATTTCTGCAGACACAAAGAAACTTGATCCAACAGAGGTATATGATGAAGTAAATGCAATACTAGATCTCAGTGAAGAAGAACAAATCAAAGCATGTGCTTGGTTGATCGAAAATGACAAGCAATTTCTCATGTTGAAGACTCTCCCaattgagaagaaaaagaatatgGTATTATTGCTTACTTCACGAGGCGCAtaa